From the Halobacterium zhouii genome, the window GAGAGCGTGGCGGGCGCGACCCACCCGGACGACTACGAGTTCATCCCGTTCCACACGCCGTTCCCGGGGATGGTGCGGAAGGCCGCGGTGCTCGGCTACCGGCACATGATCCGGAACACCGACGTCGAGGAGGAACTCGCCGACGAGATCGGCCGCCAGCCACGGCGCGAGAACTTCGACGACGACGCGGCGTTCGAGGACGCCATCCGCGAGCACATGGACGACCTGAAGGAGACTGACGCGTACCGCGAGTGGTACGCCGACACCATCGAACCGACGCTGGACGTCTCCCGCGAGGTCGGGAACTGGTACACGGGCTCGGTGCACGTCGCCCGGATGAGTGCGCTGATGCACGCCGCCGGCAGCGACACCGACCTCGCCGGAAAGAAACTGCTCCTGGGCTCCTACGGCTCGGGCGCCCAGGCCGAGATTCACGAGGAGACCGTCCAGCCCGGCTACGAGGACGCAGTCGAAGCCGCGAACATCGACGAGCAGATCGCGGCGCGCTACGACCTCTCGTGGAGCGAGTACGAACAGGTCCACGACCGGCACAACCACGAGAAGCGCGTGGAACTCGAGCCGTTCACCCAGCCCGATGGCGAGTTCGTCTTCGACGGCTGGGGGCCGATGAACGAGCGCAAGTACACGTACGCCGAGTGATGGCGGCGAGAAGCTGAGTTTTCGCGGCTGGTGATCCGCCAGCAGGATTTTCGCCATAGGTAATCCACCTCGCAGAACGATCTACGCCAGCGAGTGGAGTTCGCTCCGAATGTCTTCGATGTCGGCGGTGGTGACGGCGAGCGAGAAGCCGTCGCGTTTCGCGAGCGCGGGCGCGTGCTCCCAGAGCTCGTCGGGCGAGAGGCCGTGCAGGAGGACGGCGTTCGGCGTGGGGTTGACGACGCGGAGTGCGACCAGTGGGCTCTCCCCCCGGGAGACGTTCGTGAACCCGAACACGCGGTTCGTGGACTGGCCGTAGAGGCGGTAGAAGTCCTCGCTGCGGAGGCGCGTGATGGCCTCGATTGAGTCGATGATGGTGTGGCCGCTGACGCGGTCGCGGTCGCCGGCGACCACCTCGGTGGCGTCGATGGCGTCGTAGAGGTCGGCCAGCGGGACGGTCGTGGCGTACTCCTGGAGGTCGAGGACGACGTCCGAGTCGAACCCCGCGGAGAGCACGCGGGCGTACTGCCGGATGTGGTCGCCGCCTCGACGTTCGTCGATGTCGAGGAGCGCGCGGACGAGGCGGCTGACCAGCGCGATTCCGGGGCTTTCGCGCCGGCCGCTCTCGTAGTCCGAGACGACAGACGAGGAGACGTCGAGTTCCGTCGCGAGTTCGGTCTGGGACACCTCGAAGTCCGTGCGCCACTTCCGGAGGGTGGCGCCGGGGTCCGAGGAGAGCGTGATTTCGCCGGCGATGCGCTCAGCGAGGCCGGCGCGCGGGTCGTTGTCCATGCCCCGCAGTCGGGAACAGCGAGACAAAAGCCTACCGAAGGGTTCGACGGATGCCGAATCAAGCACGCAGTAATCTGCGTGGGCAGGGTTCTGGTGATCCGCCGGGACGAGAGTTCTGCTGACCAATCGAGACGGGATTCCGGCGACCAGTCGGGACAAGAGTCATTGTCGAGTGAGGACAGTACACGCGTATGCCATCCACGGTGGTCCACGTGGCGTTCGGCGCGCTCGTC encodes:
- a CDS encoding helix-turn-helix domain-containing protein — encoded protein: MDNDPRAGLAERIAGEITLSSDPGATLRKWRTDFEVSQTELATELDVSSSVVSDYESGRRESPGIALVSRLVRALLDIDERRGGDHIRQYARVLSAGFDSDVVLDLQEYATTVPLADLYDAIDATEVVAGDRDRVSGHTIIDSIEAITRLRSEDFYRLYGQSTNRVFGFTNVSRGESPLVALRVVNPTPNAVLLHGLSPDELWEHAPALAKRDGFSLAVTTADIEDIRSELHSLA